One window of Triticum dicoccoides isolate Atlit2015 ecotype Zavitan chromosome 5A, WEW_v2.0, whole genome shotgun sequence genomic DNA carries:
- the LOC119303164 gene encoding COBRA-like protein 3, with amino-acid sequence MAPVGGVAGSSRSAACCAVLLAAVLFFSAPATTEAYDSLDPNGNITIKWDIISWTPDGYVATVTMFNYQQFRHIPAPGWQLGWSWAKKEVIWSMVGAQATEQGDCSKFKSAPPHCCKRDPTIVDLLPGTPFNQQIANCCKAGVIKTFNQDPGNAASSFQISVGLAGTTNKTVKMPKNFTLRAPGPGYTCGRALVGRPTKYYSSDGRRVTQALMSWNVTCTYSQFLAQKTPTCCVSLSSFYNDTIVNCPTCSCGCQNNITRPGSCVNDNSPYLQSAINGPGKLTGQPLVQCTSHMCPIRIHWHVKLNYKDYWRVKVTITNFNYRMNYTDWNMVAQHPNFDNITKLFSFNYKPLTPYGGRINDTAMFWGMKFYNDLLNQAGPLGNAQSELLMRKDSETFTFQKGWAFPRRVYFNGDNCVMPSPDDYPWLPSASPLTKQPWTLPLLVFWTVLATLLAYYV; translated from the exons ATGGCGCCGGTTGGTGGCGTCGCCGGGAGCTCCAGATCCGCGGCCTGCTGCGCCGTGCTGCTCGCGGCGGTGCTCTTCTTCTCCGCACCGGCCACCACAG AGGCTTATGATTCGCTGGATCCAAACGGCAACATCACCATAAAATGGGATATTATTTCGTGGACTCCTGATGGTTATGTG GCAACAGTGACAATGTTCAACTACCAGCAGTTCCGACACATACCTGCACCTGGGTGGCAGCTGGGATGGTCATGGGCAAAGAAAGAGGTCATCTGGTCGATGGTGGGGGCTCAGGCTACTGAGCAGGGTGATTGCTCAAAATTCAAGAGTGCCCCTCCCCATTGCTGCAAGAGAGATCCAACGATTGTCGATCTTCTTCCGGGCACCCCATTCAACCAGCAAATTGCCAATTGTTGCAAGGCAGGAGTTATAAAGACATTTAACCAGGACCCAGGAAATGCTGCATCCTCCTTCCAGATTAGTGTAGGTCTTGCTGGGACTACCAATAAGACGGTTAAGATGCCGAAAAACTTCACCCTTAGGGCCCCAGGTCCGGGGTACACATGTGGGCGTGCTCTTGTTGGCAGGCCTACCAAGTATTACTCGTCAGACGGGCGCAGGGTAACCCAAGCTCTCA TGTCGTGGAATGTAACCTGCACATACTCCCAATTTCTTGCTCAGAAGACTCCCACCTGCTGTGTATCTCTCTCATCGTTTTATAACGACACTATTGTGAACTGCCCAACGTGCTCTTGTGGCTGCCAAAACAATATTACTCGTCCAGGAAGCTGTGTAAA TGACAATTCGCCTTATTTACAATCTGCCATCAATGGCCCTGGCAAATTAACTGGCCAGCCTCTTGTCCAATGTACTTCCCACATGTGCCCGATAAGAATCCATTGGCATGTGAAGCTCAACTACAAGGACTACTGGAGAGTGAAAGTCACCATCACAAACTTCAACTACCGCATGAATTATACAGACTGGAACATGGTTGCCCAGCATCCTAACTTCGATAATATCACAAAGCTGTTCAGCTTCAACTATAAGCCACTTACCCCATATGGAGGCCGCATAA ATGACACCGCAATGTTCTGGGGAATGAAGTTCTACAATGATTTGCTCAATCAAGCTGGCCCGCTTGGAAACGCGCAGTCAGAACTACTCATGCGGAAGGACTCGGAGACTTTCACCTTCCAAAAAGGATGGGCGTTTCCCCGGCGTGTGTACTTCAATGGTGATAACTGTGTCATGCCATCTCCCGATGACTATCCATGGTTGCCTAGTGCAAGCCCTCTGACAAAACAACCATGGACGCTCCCACTATTGGTGTTCTGGACTGTGTTGGCTACTTTGCTGGCTTATTACGTATGA
- the LOC119303166 gene encoding cytochrome b5-like: MPTLTKLYSMKEAALHNTPDDCWIVVDGKIYDVTAYLDDHPGGADVLLAVTGMDGTEEFEDAGHSKDAKELMKDYFIGELDLDETPDMPEMEVFRKEQDKDFASKLAAYAVQYWAIPVAAVGISAVLAILYARRK; this comes from the exons ATGCCGACGCTGACGAAGCTGTACAGCATGAAGGAGGCCGCCCTCCACAACACCCCCGACGACTGCTGGATCGTCGTCGACGGCAAG ATTTATGATGTGACCGCGTATTTGGATGACCATCCTGGGGGTGCTGATGTGCTGCTTGCCGTGACTG GTATGGATGGCaccgaggaatttgaagatgcgggCCACAGCAAGGATGCCAAGGAGTTGATGAAAGATTACTTCATTGGGGAGTTGGACTTGGACGAAACACCTGACATGCCTGAGATGGAGGTTTTCAGGAAAGAGCAGGACAAGGACTTCGCCAGCAAGCTGGCGGCTTACGCTGTGCAGTACTGGGCCATTCCGGTAGCAGCAGTTGGGATATCAGCCGTGCTTGCTATATTGTATGCTCGAAGGAAGTGA